In Manis pentadactyla isolate mManPen7 chromosome 3, mManPen7.hap1, whole genome shotgun sequence, a single window of DNA contains:
- the LOC118926699 gene encoding LOW QUALITY PROTEIN: non-structural maintenance of chromosomes element 4 homolog A-like (The sequence of the model RefSeq protein was modified relative to this genomic sequence to represent the inferred CDS: deleted 1 base in 1 codon) — MNPQLSIYVIDTKINRLRGAASTEPAAPPWARGALPQPSCGSARATLAGGARVRGGQAAVLRPGVVGIARAQPAREGRGGTRPGLLSLRSADPRVWSRALQRQCHTGISEMQLLGPHPGPRLQESSPLGEENREDILNASDKLTEVLEEANTLFNGVSRAREAVLDAHFLVLALDLGKGKAKQLRSDLNSFDMLRYVETLLTHMGVNPLEAEELIRDEDSSDFEFIVYDSWKISGKTAENTFNKTHTFHFLLGSIQGGFPVPKPRTYRPRKNPKAEVKQAMPDQLQKMEASHQEATEKEVERILGLLQTYFREDPDTPMSYFDFVVDPHSFPRTVENIFHVSFIIRDGFARIRLDQDQLPIIEPINDESEGIDQNTQIRNQGIIALSYRDWEEIVKTFEISEPVIASGQSQ; from the exons ATGAACCCACAGCTTTCAATATATGtgatagatacaaaaataaatagactGCGCGGCGCGGCGTCTACGGAACCCGCCGCGCCTCCATGGGCTCGTGGAGCGCTTCCCCAGCCGTCGTGTGGCTCGGCCCGCGCGACCTTGGCCGGGGGCGCGCGGGTCCGTGGCGGGCAGGCGGCCGTGCTGAGGCCAGGGGTGGTCGGCATCGCCCGAGCTCAACCAGCCCGGGAGGGCAGAGGTGGGACGCGGCCCGGGCTCCTTTCCCTGCGTTCGGCGGATCCCCGCGTGTGGTCGCGGGCCCTGCAGCGGCAGTGCCACACGGGAATATCAGAAATGCAACTCCTCGGACCGCACCCTGGACCT AGGCTGCAGGAGTCGAGCCCTTTGGGTGAAGAAAACCGGGAGGATATACTGAATGCCAGTGACAAATTAACAGAGGTTCTTGAAGAGGCCAACACTCTGTTTAATGGAGTGTCCCGAGCGAGGGAAGCAGTCCTGGATGCCCATTTTCTCGTTTTGGCTTTAGATCTGGGCAAAGGGAAAGCAAAGCAGCTGCGTTCAGATCTGAACTCCTTTGATATGTTAAGATATGTGGAAACTCTGCTGACACATATGGGTGTAAATCCGCTAGAAGCTGAAGAACTCATCCGTGATGAAGATAGTTCTGATTTTGAATTCATAGTCTATGACTCCTGGAAAATATCAGgcaaaacagcagaaaacaccTTTAATAAAACCCATACATTCCACTTTCTTCTGGGTTCAATACAAGGAGGGTTCCCCGTGCCAAAGCCACGAACCTATCGTCCAAGAAAAAATCCTAAGGCAGAAGTGAAGCAGGCAATGCCTGACCAGTTACAAAAAATGGAAGCATCTCATCAAGAAGCAACAGAAAAAGAAGTAGAAAGAATTCTGGGATTGTTGCAAACGTATTTTCGAGAAGATCCTGATACTCCTATGTCCTATTTTGACTTTGTGGTAGATCCACATTCT TTCCCCCGAACGGTGGAAAatatctttcatgtttccttcatTATAAGGGATGGTTTTGCAAGAATAAGACTAGACCAAGACCAACTGCCAATAATCGAGCCTATTAATGACGAAAGTGAAGGAATTGACCAGAACACCCAAATTAGGAATCAAGGAATTATCGCTTTGAGTTATCGGGACTGGGAGGAGATTGTGAAGACCTTTGAGATCTCAGAGCCTGTGATTGCTTCAGGCCAGAGCCAGTAG